ATTGCTTCAACATTCTCTCTTCCCtgccaaagcaaaaaaaaaaaaaaacacgttgAAGGCATTCGAGTTGAACAACCTTGACAAATatacattttatttataatttaaaattaatttagaatataaTTTATAGATGAGCATATGATCGTGCTAAAGCACACAAGTAATAACTTGGTTTAGATAGAAGCAAATAAGTAAAGTCAATGCGTATAACTCGTCTCTTTGAATAGGAATAACATTGCAAACACGTTACCTCCTTTATGTTAAGAACATCAATTGCCTCCTCATGATCCCACACCCGACTTTGCTTTTCTGGTTTAAAATTAGCTCTTTCATGAACGATCTCTCGCGCAAGGTCCCTTAGCTGATCATGCACCCACAGCTGATTACCTTCTACAATCTTCATTAATGACATCCGTTTGAGGGCTTCAAGAGCACATTCAGGGAAAAGCTTACAGTTGTCTCACATGTAAGTCACAATTCTCACATCAAACCCAACAAAGAAGCAAGAAACATCAAGAAATATTTCCTTCTCTCGATGTTCTAATGCCTCAAAACTGATTCTCAACTTACTTTTAACGTCTTTATGGGGAATAGTTTTCAACCTTTCTAATGTGTTCACCCAAAATTTTGTATCTTTTCCAGCTAAAAATGAACCTATAATCTCTAGAGCCAAAGGAAGACAACCACAGATTTCCACCGCTTTTTCTGAGAGGGAGATGTATTCTACTGGAAGATGATCTCTTCTAAAGGCATGTTTGCTGAACAATAAAAGAGAATGACTAAAATCCATTTCAGTAAGTTCGTGCTTCAAATCAACATCTTTGAGAACTTCCTCGTTTCTTGTAGTAATAATAACCTTACTTCCTCTGTCGAACCAGCATTCACCCATCCCCACAAGAGCCTCCAGTTGAGTGTTTTGGTCGACATCATCAAGTACAAGTAAAACCTTTTTAGAGGATAACCTATTCTTGATCACAataattccttcattaatactATTGATGGATGGCCAATCCATTCTTAGGACTTTAGAGATGAGCTGATTCTGCAAACTCGCAATCTTTGTCTCTCGAATGTTAGACAGGAAGCAACAATTATCAAAATCAGCCGACAGTTTATTATAGACGATTgtggcaagagttgtctttcCGACACCACCCATACCGTGGATGCCAACAATCTTTGTTCCAGTGGTCTGTTCCCCTATCTTTTCCATGATTTGGTCCACTTGATCATCCATTTCAACCAAGTTATCAGGTTCTGCCAAGTTGTCCTTTTTAACTCGATCAATAGTGTCCGAACAACTTCTTCTGTGAACTCACCTTTGCCTCTGATGGTATTGATGGCAAAAGAACGCAACTGTTAAATCAAGATGAGCAGAATACTATCTAAGGTACAAACAAATCCTGaacaataataaatttaagtaCCTTTCATTGAGTTCCCACCCTCTTAACGCTCCAACCTTGCTGAGAGCTGCCTTCCAGTTTTGAATAGTCTCATCAGTGTACCGCTGCCGCTTATTTATGTGTGAATTAATGGCCTCATGGTAATTTCCAATTTGGTGACGAACCTCAGATGGTGCAACATTATAGAAAATTGGCATGATCTTTCGTCCCCACTTTTCCTTGCACTCCACCATCTGGACCAACTCCATGAGGCACCATACACTGGTAGCATACTGTTTGGATAAGATAGGAATCAAGATTTCTGACTGCTTAATC
This region of Eucalyptus grandis isolate ANBG69807.140 chromosome 8, ASM1654582v1, whole genome shotgun sequence genomic DNA includes:
- the LOC104423624 gene encoding toll/interleukin-1 receptor-like protein: MEKPTESGYEVFLSFGGPDTRCDIADYLYNSLIRAGIRAYRDNEELPIGKEIGPELVQAIKQSEILIPILSKQYATSVWCLMELVQMVECKEKWGRKIMPIFYNVAPSEVRHQIGNYHEAINSHINKRQRYTDETIQNWKAALSKVGALRGWELNERGKGEFTEEVVRTLLIELKRTTWQNLITWLKWMIKWTKSWKR